One region of Primulina tabacum isolate GXHZ01 chromosome 1, ASM2559414v2, whole genome shotgun sequence genomic DNA includes:
- the LOC142537884 gene encoding large ribosomal subunit protein bL27c, translated as MAVASLSFSLVGAFNGLTIRSSSSSAFLRGEFGSIQSVGQNFSVSFPIRSPLTIESAHKKGAGSTKNGRDSPGQRLGVKIYGDQAAKPGSIIVRQRGTKFHPGKNVGIGKDHTIFSLIDGLVKFEKFGPDKKKISVYPRIVQPENPLSYRARKRESFRLQRERRRARKEGVVTEPQLVLASAAESSEDTSAC; from the exons ATGGCGGTTGCGAGTTTGAGTTTCAGTCTAGTGGGGGCGTTCAACGGCCTAACCATTCGTTCCAGTTCGTCCTCTGCTTTTTTGAGAGGAGAATTTGGTTCGATTCAAAGCGTAGGGCAAAATTTCTCTGTTTCTTTTCCGATTAGATCTCCTTTGACGATTGAATCCGCACATAAGAAGGGAGCTGGAAGCACAAAGAACGGAAGGGACTCTCCCGGCCAGAGGCTTGGAGTCAAAATTTACGGCGACCAAGCGGCTAAACCCGGTTCCATCATCGTTCGCCAGCGTGGCACCAAG TTTCATCCAGGAAAAAATGTTGGAATAGGCAAGGATCACACTATCTTCTCATTGATTGATGGGCTGGTCAAATTCGAGAAGTTTGGTCCTGATAAGAAGAAG ATCAGTGTTTATCCACGCATTGTTCAACCCGAAAACCCGTTGAGTTACAGAGCAAGGAAGAGGGAGTCCTTTAGGTTGCAACGTGAACGCAGAAGAGCGAGAAAGGAAGGTGTAGTAACTGAGCCACAGCTGGTGCTTGCTTCTGCTGCTGAATCCTCGGAAGATACTTCTGCTTGTTAA
- the LOC142537817 gene encoding uncharacterized protein LOC142537817: MKGEMEMEVEGSRTGFEFPFWNPLRRSFGPDFPFFESGNLERELLAKQITLDLTDAEKQQLQNFEDGRNSGVSCPIVGCGAYLKSLEEFEDHYNARHQASCSVCSKVFPTPRLLSIHVSESHDSFFQAKVARGFAMYECLVEGCCAKLMNYKSRQQHLIDKHKFPASFEFKKANPSKKHRQKFLHEKGSVEASSAANMQVEEDSMDTLVSEVSKLSTSESPSSISFGRRHTRGFAFVPRAIEKERRQP; this comes from the exons ATGAAGGGGGAAATGGAAATGGAGGTTGAAGGGAGCAGAACTGGCTTCGAATTTCCCTTTTGGAATCCACTCAGACGAAGTTTTGGACCCGATTTTCCGTTCTTCGAGTCCGGAAACTTGGAGAGAGAACTTCTCGCCAAACAG ATTACATTGGATTTGACAGATGCGGAAAAGCAGCAGCTTCAAAATTTCGAAGATGGGAGGAACAG TGGAGTGTCCTGCCCAATTGTTGGTTGTGGCGCATATCTTAAATCACTGGAGGAATTTGAAGATCACTATAATGCTCGACACCAGGCATCTTGTTCAGTCTGTTCAAAAGTGTTCCCAACACCACGCCTACTTAGCATACATGTTTCTGAATCTCATGATTCTTTCTTTCAGGCCAAAGTTGCCCGTGGATTTGCCATG TATGAATGCCTTGTTGAAGGCTGCTGTGCAAAGCTGATGAACTACAAGAGCCGGCAGCAACATCTGATAGACAAGCATAAATTCCCGGCTTCGTTTGAGTTTAAGAAAGCCAATCCATCAAAGAAACACAGGCAGAAATTCCTTCACGAGAAAGGATCAGTAGAGGCTTCCTCGGCTGCAAATATGCAAGTGGAGGAAGATAGCATGGACACACTTGTTTCAGAAGTGTCAAAACTAAGCACCTCTGAATCTCCTTCATCAATCAGTTTTGGCCGCCGCCACACTCGAGGTTTTGCTTTTGTTCCTCGAGCCATTGAAAAAGAGAGAAGACAACCTTAG